The following proteins are co-located in the Manihot esculenta cultivar AM560-2 chromosome 9, M.esculenta_v8, whole genome shotgun sequence genome:
- the LOC110622609 gene encoding topless-related protein 3 yields the protein MSSLSRELVFLILQFLEEEKFKESVHKLEKESGFFFNMKYFEEKVQAGEWEEVEKYLSGFTKVDDNRYSMKIFFEIRKQKYLEALDRQDKAKAVEILVSDLKVFSTFNEELYKEITQLLTLGNFRENEQLSKYGDTKTARSIMLIELKKLIEANPLFRDKLAFPTLKSSRLRTLINQSLNWQHQLCKNPRPNPDIKTLFTDHTCTPPNGPLAPAPVNLPVAAVAKPLSYTSLGAHGPFPPAAAAANASALAGWMANASASSSVQAAVVTASSIPVPQNQVSVLKRPKTPPTAPGMVDYQSPDHEQLMKRLRPAQSVEEVTYPAARQQASWSLEDLPRTVALNLHQGSAVTSMDFHPSHHLLLLVGSANGEITLWELGLRERLVSKPFKIWEMTTYSLQFQASFVKDTPVSVNRVTWSPDGSLVGAAFNKHLIHLYAYTGSNDLRQQLEIDAHVGGVNDLAFAHPNKQLCVVTCGDDKLIKVWDLGGRKLFNFEGHEAPVYSICPHHKETIQFIFSTAIDGKIKAWLYDNLGSRVDYDAPGRWCTTMLYSADGSRLFSCGTSKEGDSFLVEWNESEGAIKRHYAGFRKKSTTGVVQFDTTQNHFLAAGEDSQIKFWDMDNTNVLTGTDADGGLPSLPRLRFNKEGNLLAVTTADNGFKILANASGLRSLRTVETPGFEALRSPIESAAIKVPGASGVTNVSPVNCKVERSSPVRPSPILNGVDNLNRSMEKPRTVDEVTDKTKPWQLAEIVDPGDCRLVTLPDNTDTSNKVVRLLYTNSGVGILALGSSGIQKLWKWARNDQNATGKATASVVPQHWQPNSGLHMANDVSGVNLEEAVPCIALSKNDSYVMSAAGGKVSLFNMMTFKVMTTFMSPPPASTFLAFHPLDNNIIAIGMEDSTIHIYNVRVDEVKSKLKGHQRRITGLAFSTNLNILVSSGADAQLCVWSIDTWEKRKSVMIQIPTGKAPNGDTRVQFHSDQTRLLVVHETQLAIYDASKMERVRQWVPQDALSAPLSYAAYSCNSQLIYATFCDGNIGVFDADSLRLRCRIAASSYLSQAILNGSQSIYPLVVAAHPQEANQFAIGLTDGSVKVLEPTESEGKWGSTPPVDNGMLNGRTTSSSTTSNHTPELQR from the exons ATGTCTTCTTTGAGCAGAGAATTGGTATTTCTCATACTCCAGTTCCTTGAAGAAGAGAAATTCAAGGAGTCTGTGCATAA GCTTGAGAAGGAATCAGGATTTTTCTTCAACATGAAGTACTTTGAGGAGAAAGTTCAGGCTGGAGAATGGGAAGAAGTTGAAAAATACTTATCTGGATTTACCAAGGTTGATGACAACAGATACTCCATGAAGATATTCTTTGAAATCAGGAAGCAGAAATATCTTGAAGCTCTTGATCG GCAAGACAAGGCAAAGGCTGTTGAAATTTTAGTGAGTGATTTAAAAGTATTCTCAACATTTAATGAAGAATTATACAAAGAAATCACTCAACTTTTGACGCTTGGCAATTTCAG GGAAAATGAACAGCTGTCCAAGTATGGTGATACAAAAACAGCGCGTAGCATAATGTTGATAGAGCTTAAGAAGCTCATTGAAGCAAATCCTCTTTTCCGTGATAAACTTGCCTTTCCTACTCTGAAGTCATCCAGATTGAGGACTCTAATTAATCAAAG TTTAAACTGGCAGCATCAGTTATGCAAGAATCCTAGGCCAAACCCTGACATTAAGACTCTATTCACAGACCATACATGTACACCTCCAAATGGTCCTCTTGCTCCTGCACCTGTCAACCTTCCAGTTGCTGCTGTGGCAAAGCCTTTATCTTATACGTCTCTTGGGGCACATGGT CCCTTTCCTCCCGCTGCAGCAGCAGCTAATGCCAGTGCATTAGCTGGTTGGATGGCaaatgcttctgcttcttcatcTGTTCAAGCAGCTGTTGTCACTGCATCATCCATACCTGTTCCACAAAATCAAG TTTCTGTCTTGAAAAGACCAAAAACTCCACCAACAGCTCCAGGTATGGTTGATTACCAAAGTCCTGACCATGAACAACTAATGAAACGTCTGCGACCTGCCCAATCTGTTGAAGAG GTTACTTATCCAGCAGCTCGGCAGCAGGCATCTTGGTCTTTGGAAGACCTGCCAAGGACAGTAGCTTTAAATTTGCATCAAGGTTCGGCTGTCACGAGCATGGATTTTCATCCTTCTCACCACTTATTGCTTCTTG TTGGTTCTGCTAATGGTGAAATTACACTTTGGGAACTTGGGCTACGGGAGAGGTTGGTTTCAAAGCCCTTCAAGATTTGGGAAATGACGACCTACTCATTGCAATTTCAG GCTTCCTTCGTTAAAGATACACCAGTTTCCGTCAATCGTGTTACTTGGAGTCCTGATGGAAGTCTTGTAG GTGCTGCATTTAATAAGCATTTGATTCACCTCTATGCTTATACCGGATCAAATGATCTACGGCAGCAGTTAGAG ATTGATGCTCATGTTGGAGGGGTTAATGACTTGGCTTTTGCTCATCCAAACAAACAACTGTGTGTGGTAACCTGTGGAGATGATAAGCTAATAAAA GTGTGGGATTTAGGGGGACGGaaactatttaattttgaagGTCATGAGGCTCCGGTCTATTCTATATGTCCTCACCACAAAGAAACCATCCAG TTCATATTCTCAACTGCTATTGATGGAAAAATAAAGGCCTGGCTATATGATAATCTGGGCTCTAGAGTTGACTATGATGCTCCAGGTCGCTGGTGCACTACAATGCTCTACAGTGCTGATGGTAGTAG ATTATTCTCTTGTGGGACGAGTAAAGAAGGGGATTCTTTCCTAGTTGAATGGAATGAAAGTGAAGGAGCAATAAAGAGGCATTATGCTGGGTTTAGAAAGAAATCAACAACAGGCGTAGTGCAGTTTGACACCACACAAAACCACTTTTTGGCCGCAGGTGAAGATAGCCAGATAAAGTTTTGGGATATGGATAATACCAATGTGCTCACAGGTACAGATGCAGATGGCGGACTACCG AGTCTCCCTCGCCTGAGATTCAACAAAGAAGGAAATCTGCTTGCTGTTACTACTGCGGACAATGGATTCAAGATACTTGCGAATGCCTCTGGTCTCAGATCATTGAGAACAGTAGAAACTCCAGGCTTTGAAGCTCTGAGATCGCCTATTGAATCAGCCGCTATCAAG GTTCCTGGTGCTTCTGGTGTTACAAATGTCAGTCCAGTCAATTGTAAAGTGGAAAGGAGCTCTCCTGTCAGGCCTTCTCCAATTCTT AATGGGGTTGATAACTTGAATAGAAGCATGGAAAAGCCTAGAACAGTGGACGAGGTAACTGATAAAACAAAGCCATGGCAGTTGGCTGAAATTGTGGATCCTGGCGACTGCCGATTAGTTACCTTGCCTGACAACACAGATACTTCCAACAAG GTTGTTCGACTTCTGTATACAAACTCTGGTGTTGGCATTTTGGCGCTTGGGTCAAGTGGTATTCAGAAGCTGTGGAAATGGGCACGCAACGATCAGAATGCAACTGGAAAG GCCACTGCCAGTGTCGTTCCACAGCATTGGCAACCAAATAGTGGTCTTCATATGGCTAATGATGTTTCAGGTGTCAACCTTGAAGAAGCAGTCCCATGCATAGCACTTTCAAAGAATGACTCATATGTAATGTCAGCTGCTGGAGGGAAGGTTTCACTGTTCAATATGATGACATTCAAG GTAATGACAACATTCATGTCTCCTCCTCCTGCTTCCACCTTTCTAGCATTCCATCCTCTGGATAACAACATCATAGCCATTGGAATGGAGGATTCAACTATACATATCTACAATGTTCGAGTGGATGAG GTGAAATCAAAATTGAAAGGTCATCAGAGGAGAATCACTGGTTTAGCCTTTTCCACCAATCTCAATATCTTGGTTTCTTCAGGTGCTGATGCTCAA CTTTGTGTCTGGAGTATTGACACCTGGGAGAAAAGGAAGTCAGTTATGATTCAAATTCCAACGGGAAAGGCACCTAATGGTGACACCCGGGTGCAGTTTCACTCTGATCAGACCCGCTTGCTGGTGGTTCACGAGACCCAGTTAGCAATATATGATGCCTCTAAGATGGAACGTGTTAGACAG TGGGTACCTCAAGATGCATTGTCGGCACCCCTATCTTATGCGGCGTACTCTTGCAACAGCCAACTAATTTATGCTACATTTTGTGATGGTAACATTGGGGTGTTTGATGCTGATAGTTTGAGACTAAGGTGCCGAATTGCGGCTTCATCATACTTGTCCCAGGCAATCTTGAATGG AAGCCAGTCCATTTACCCTCTTGTTGTTGCTGCACATCCCCAAGAGGCGAATCAATTTGCTATAGGGTTGACAGATGGGTCTGTAAAAGTGTTGGAACCCACAGAATCCGAGGGAAAATGGGGATCAACTCCTCCAGTCGATAATGGGATGCTAAATGGCAGGACTACATCATCATCTACAACAAGCAACCACACGCCAGAGTTGCAGAGATGA
- the LOC110622232 gene encoding eukaryotic translation initiation factor 3 subunit A: MSTFAKPENALKRAEELINVGQKQDALQALHDLITSKRYRAWQKTLEKIMFKYVELCVDMRRGRFAKDGLIQYRIVCQQVNVNSLEEVIKHFMHLSTEKAEQARSQAQALEDALDVDDLEADKRPEDLMLSYVSGEKGKDRSDRELVTPWFKFLWETYRTVLEILRNNSKLEALYAMTAHRAFQFCKQYKRSTEFRRLCEIIRNHLANLNKYRDQRDRPDLSAPESLQLYLDTRFEQLKIATELELWQEAFRSIEDIHGLMCMVKKTPKPSLLVVYYAKLTEIFWISSSHLYHAYAWFKLFTLQKSFNKNLSQKDLQLIASSVVLAALAVAPYDHTRSTSHLELENEKERNLRMANLIGFNLDPKPESREVLSRSTLLSELVSKGVLSCVTQEVKDIYHLLENEFLPLDLAVKVQPLLLKISKLGGKLASASSVPEVQLSQYVPALEKLATLRLLQQVSQVYQMMKIESLSQMIPFFDFSVVEKISVDAVKHNFIAMKVDHMKSVILFTTAGLESDGLRDHLATFAESLNKVRAMIYPPAKKSSKLVEILPGLSEVVDKEHKRLLARKSIIEKRKEEQERQLLEMEREEESRRLQLQKKREEAEQKRLAAEIEQRKNQRILQEIEQRELEEAQALLEDVDKRSKRKGGKKPILEGEKVTKQTIMERALSEQLRERQEMEKKLQKLAKTMDYLERAKREEAAPLIEAAFQRRLVEEKALHEREQQLEIEISRQRHDGDLREKNRLSRMLDNKMIFQERVMSRRQTEFDRLRAEREERINQIIQARKQEREAKRKKIFYVRTEEERLRKLHEEEEARKHEEAERRRKEEAERKAKLDEIAEKQRQRERELEEKEKLRREALLGRTTDGPARPSELPAGSRPDLGAAAAPAPAPAAAPSSGKYVPRFRREKDISGQAPLDSDRWSGGSSRQAPSDPERWGSGGTRQLSVDADRWGSSGTRQAPTSDTDRWGSGGTRQPPADSDRWGGGTRPDDRNPPGDRWRSSSSKSTWSRPRER, encoded by the exons ATGTCGACTTTTGCCAAACCAGAGAACGCTTTAAAGCGAGCTGAAG AGTTGATAAATGTGGGCCAGAAGCAAGATGCTTTGCAAGCTCTGCATGACCTCATCACCTCAAAGAGGTACCGTGCATGGCAAAAGACACTTGAAAAGATCATGTTCAAATATGTGGAGCTTTGTGTTGACATGCGGAGGGGAAGGTTTGCAAAGGATGGTTTAATACAGTATCGCATAGTATGCCAACAAGTGAATGTAAATTCCTTGGAGGAGGTAATCAAGCATTTCATGCATCTCTCCACTGAGAAAGCTGAACAAGCTCGTAGTCAGGCACAAGCCCTAGAAGATGCTCTTGATGTTGATGATCTTGAAGCAGATAAGAGGCCAGAAGATCTGATGCTTAGTTATGTTAGTGGAGAGAAGGGAAAGGACAGGTCTGATCGTGAACTTGTTACCCCTTGGTTCAAGTTTCTTTGGGAGACCTATAGAACTGTGCTTGAAATACTTCGGAACAACTCAAAGTTGGAGGCATTATATGCG ATGACAGCACATCGAGCTTTCCAATTTTGTAAACAATACAAACGTTCCACTGAATTTAGGCGGCTGTGTGAGATCATTAGAAATCATTTAgcaaatctcaataaatatagGGATCAGAGGGACCGGCCTGATTTGTCAGCCCCTGAGAGCTTGCAGCTGTACCTTGATACCCGATTTGAGCAGCTGAAAATTGCTACTGAGCTTGAACTCTGGCAG GAAGCTTTCCGGTCCATTGAAGATATTCATGGATTAATGTGCATGGTCAAAAAGACTCCTAAGCCATCTTTGCTGGTGGTTTACTATGCCAAGCTAACTGAGATTTTCTGGATATCATCAAGTCATCTTTATCATGCATATGCATGGTTCAAACTATTTACACTTCAGAAAAGCTTCAATAAGAACCTAAGCCAGAAGGATTTACAGTTGATAGCCTCATCTGTTGTGTTAGCTGCACTAGCAGTTGCTCCCTATGACCACACTCGCAGCACATCTCATTTGGAACTTGAAAATGAGAAAGAGCGCAACTTGAGAATGGCCAATTTAATTGGGTTCAATCTAGACCCAAAACCCGAGAGTAGGGAAGTG CTGTCAAGGTCAACCCTTCTTTCGGAACTG GTTTCCAAAGGTGTATTGAGCTGTGTGACACAGGAAGTAAAAGATATTTACCATCTTTTAGAGAATGAATTTCTCCCACTGGATCTTGCTGTAAAGGTCCAGCCGctgttattaaaaatttcaaaacttgGGGGAAAACTTGCTTCAGCTTCTTCTGTTCCAGAAGTGCAACTGTCTCAATATGTCCCTGCCCTTGAAAAGCTTGCTACCCTAAGGTTGCTTCAACAG GTCTCTCAAGTGTATCAGATGATGAAAATTGAGAGTTTATCTCAGATGATCCCCTTTTTTGATTTTTCTGTTGTTGAGAAGATTTCTGTTGATGCTGTGAAACATAACTTTATAGCTATGAAAGTTGATCATATGAAGAGTGTCATATTGTTCACCACTGCG GGTCTTGAATCTGATGGACTGCGAGATCATCTTGCAACATTTGCTGAATCCTTAAACAAAGTAAGGGCCATGATATATCCTCCTGCAAAGAAATCTTCCAAGCTAGTTGAGATTTTACCGGGATTATCAGAGGTTGTGGATAAGGAACACAAGAGACTTCTTGCTCGGAAATCAATTATTGAAAAGAGGAAGGAAGAACAAGAACGACAACTTTTGGAAATG GAACGAGAGGAGGAATCAAGAAGGCTGCAGTTgcagaagaaaagagaagaggCAGAGCAGAAGAGACTTGCTGCTGAAATTGAGCAAAGGAAGAACCAGAGGATCCTCCAGGAAATAGAGCAGAGAGAACTTGAGGAAGCGCAGGCTTTGCTTGAGGATGTTGACAAGCGAAGTAAAAGGAAGGGGGGAAAGAAGCCAATATTAGAAGGA GAGAAAGTGACAAAACAAACTATAATGGAAAGGGCTTTGAGTGAGCAGCTCAGAGAGAGGCAAGAAATGGAGAAGAAGTTACAAAAATTAGCTAAGACAATGGATTATTTGGAAAGAGCAAAGAGAGAAGAGGCAGCTCCATTGATCGAGGCTGCTTTCCAACGGCGATTGGTGGAAGAGAAGGCGCTTCATGAACGTGAGCAGCAG CTAGAGATTGAAATAAGCAGGCAGCGCCATGATGGGGACCTCAGGGAGAAGAATAGGCTGTCCCGGATGCTGGACAACAAG ATGATATTCCAGGAAAGAGTAATGAGTCGGCGACAAACTGAGTTTGACCGTCTTAGAGCAGAGAGGGAAGAAAGAATCAATCAAATCATTCAAGCCAGAAAACAAGAGAGAGAGGCTAAGAGGAAGAAAATATTCTATGTGAGGACAGAAGAAGAAAGACTGAGAAAGTTGCATGAAGAGGAGGAAGCCCGCAAGCATGAAG AGGCTGAGAGACGAAGGAAAGAAGAAGCTGAACGCAAGGCAAAATTAGATGAAATTGCTGAGAAGCAGAGGCAGAGAGAACGTGAactagaagaaaaagaaaagctaaGGCGAGAAGCTCTCTTGGGGAGAACAACTGATGGGCCTGCTAGGCCTTCTGAACTTCCTGCTGGATCTCGTCCAGATCTTGGAGCTGCTGCTGCTCCTGCTCCTGCTCCTGCAGCTGCACCATCCTCTGGAAAATATGTGCCTAGGTTCCGGCGAGAGAAAGACATCTCAGGCCAGGCCCCTTTAGATTCTGACCGGTGGAGTGGTGGAAGCAGTAGGCAGGCTCCTTCAGATCCTGAACGGTGGGGCAGTGGTGGCACCAGGCAACTGTCTGTAGATGCAGACAGGTGGGGCAGCAGTGGCACAAGGCAGGCTCCTACTTCAGACACAGATCGCTGGGGCAGTGGTGGCACCAGGCAGCCTCCTGCAGATTCTGATCGCTGGGGTGGTGGCACAAGGCCTGATGATCGCAACCCACCTGGTGATAGGTGGCGTAGCAGCAGCTCAAAGTCCACTTGGTCTAGGCCACGTGAACGCTGA